One genomic window of Aptenodytes patagonicus chromosome 3, bAptPat1.pri.cur, whole genome shotgun sequence includes the following:
- the MRAP2 gene encoding melanocortin-2 receptor accessory protein 2 isoform X1, giving the protein MSALRLISNRTSQQALSNSDYTWEYEYYEYGPVSFEGLKAHKYSIVIGFWVGLAVFVIFMFFVLTLLTKTGAPHQDNAEPSEKRFHMNSFVADFGRPLESDRVFSRQIAEESRSLFHFCINEVEHLDKAKQSQKGPGLESNIHFQEVPRSSGMFEEDLNCLTKFNIPNFVNTEQNSSLGEDDLLISEPPIILESKSVMQSSHRILD; this is encoded by the exons ATGTCTGCCCTGAGGCTGATTTCTAACAGAACCTCCCAGCAGGCCTTGTCTAACTCTGATTACACCTGGGAGTACGAGTATTATGAGTATGGACCAGTGTCGTTTGAAGGCCTGAAGGCTCATAAAT ATTCCATTGTGATTGGATTTTGGGTTGGTCTTGCAGTTTTTGTCATCTTCATGTTTTTTGTCCTGACCTTGCTGACGAAGACAGGAGCACCACATCAAGA cAATGCAGAACCTTCTGAAAAAAGATTTCACATGAATAGCTTTGTGGCAGATTTTGGAAGACCTCTAGAGTCGGACAGGGTCTTTTCTCGTCAGATAGCTGAAGAATCCCGGtcacttttccatttctgtattaATGAAGTGGAACATTTggacaaagcaaaacaaagtcaGAAAGGTCCAGGTCTGGAGAGTAATATCCACTTCCAGGAAGTTCCCAGGAGCAGTGGAATGTTTGAGGAGGACCTAAATTGTCTCACAAAATTTAACATTCCTAACTTCGTGAACACTGAGCAGAACTCTTCACTAGGTGAGGATGATCTCCTCATCTCAGAGCCACCAATCATTTTAGAAAGCAAATCGGTCATGCAATCTTCCCATCGTATCCTTGACTGA
- the MRAP2 gene encoding melanocortin-2 receptor accessory protein 2 isoform X2, translating to MFFVLTLLTKTGAPHQDNAEPSEKRFHMNSFVADFGRPLESDRVFSRQIAEESRSLFHFCINEVEHLDKAKQSQKGPGLESNIHFQEVPRSSGMFEEDLNCLTKFNIPNFVNTEQNSSLGEDDLLISEPPIILESKSVMQSSHRILD from the exons ATGTTTTTTGTCCTGACCTTGCTGACGAAGACAGGAGCACCACATCAAGA cAATGCAGAACCTTCTGAAAAAAGATTTCACATGAATAGCTTTGTGGCAGATTTTGGAAGACCTCTAGAGTCGGACAGGGTCTTTTCTCGTCAGATAGCTGAAGAATCCCGGtcacttttccatttctgtattaATGAAGTGGAACATTTggacaaagcaaaacaaagtcaGAAAGGTCCAGGTCTGGAGAGTAATATCCACTTCCAGGAAGTTCCCAGGAGCAGTGGAATGTTTGAGGAGGACCTAAATTGTCTCACAAAATTTAACATTCCTAACTTCGTGAACACTGAGCAGAACTCTTCACTAGGTGAGGATGATCTCCTCATCTCAGAGCCACCAATCATTTTAGAAAGCAAATCGGTCATGCAATCTTCCCATCGTATCCTTGACTGA
- the MRAP2 gene encoding melanocortin-2 receptor accessory protein 2 isoform X3, with amino-acid sequence MNSFVADFGRPLESDRVFSRQIAEESRSLFHFCINEVEHLDKAKQSQKGPGLESNIHFQEVPRSSGMFEEDLNCLTKFNIPNFVNTEQNSSLGEDDLLISEPPIILESKSVMQSSHRILD; translated from the coding sequence ATGAATAGCTTTGTGGCAGATTTTGGAAGACCTCTAGAGTCGGACAGGGTCTTTTCTCGTCAGATAGCTGAAGAATCCCGGtcacttttccatttctgtattaATGAAGTGGAACATTTggacaaagcaaaacaaagtcaGAAAGGTCCAGGTCTGGAGAGTAATATCCACTTCCAGGAAGTTCCCAGGAGCAGTGGAATGTTTGAGGAGGACCTAAATTGTCTCACAAAATTTAACATTCCTAACTTCGTGAACACTGAGCAGAACTCTTCACTAGGTGAGGATGATCTCCTCATCTCAGAGCCACCAATCATTTTAGAAAGCAAATCGGTCATGCAATCTTCCCATCGTATCCTTGACTGA